In one window of Alphaproteobacteria bacterium DNA:
- a CDS encoding ATP-binding protein → MDQISRLSLIERIQQSFQVNRIVCLLGPRQCGKTTLARLLWKMNDKTLKDPGYFDLERPQDIESLNNPDLALSSLKGLIVIDEIQRRPDLFSYLRYLHDQHLDQQFLILGSASASLIHQSSESLAGRISFIEITPFSAKEVNEWRMLLIKGGFPRSYLLSTNSSMEWRQNYMRTYIEQDLGTFGLNFQPDLLRRFWFMLAHYHGQILNASTLAQSLGVSQPTIVRYLSYLKDTFMLRILKPWFANTLKRQVKSPKVYYRDSGLLHYVLGVKEFHHLIEHPRAGASFEGFCIEEIIKYHKVDAEDCYFWASHNKAELDLLIVKDGKKHGFEFKLSDAPKLTPSMRFALEDLELDSLKVIYPGDRNYALTKDVQVESLSSYLNLP, encoded by the coding sequence ATGGATCAAATTTCTCGATTGTCATTAATTGAACGTATTCAACAATCCTTTCAAGTAAATCGGATTGTATGTTTGCTTGGCCCACGTCAATGTGGCAAAACAACCTTGGCGCGTCTTTTATGGAAAATGAATGATAAAACTTTAAAAGATCCTGGTTATTTTGATCTTGAAAGACCGCAAGATATTGAAAGTTTAAATAACCCTGATTTAGCATTAAGCTCTCTTAAAGGGCTTATTGTTATTGATGAAATTCAAAGAAGACCTGATTTATTCTCCTATCTTCGTTATCTTCATGATCAGCATTTAGATCAACAATTTTTAATATTGGGCAGTGCAAGTGCTTCCCTTATTCATCAATCCTCAGAGAGTTTAGCTGGGCGTATTTCCTTTATTGAAATAACACCTTTTTCTGCGAAAGAAGTTAATGAGTGGCGGATGCTATTAATCAAAGGCGGGTTTCCAAGAAGTTATTTACTTTCAACAAATTCTAGTATGGAATGGCGTCAAAATTACATGCGTACTTATATCGAACAAGATTTAGGTACATTTGGTCTAAATTTTCAACCCGATCTTTTGCGCAGATTTTGGTTTATGTTGGCGCATTACCATGGACAAATACTAAACGCATCGACTCTTGCTCAATCTTTAGGTGTAAGCCAACCTACTATTGTGCGCTATTTATCTTATTTAAAAGATACTTTTATGCTAAGGATTTTAAAGCCTTGGTTTGCAAATACTTTGAAACGACAAGTAAAAAGCCCTAAAGTTTATTATCGCGATAGTGGTCTTCTTCATTATGTTTTGGGCGTTAAAGAATTTCATCATTTAATTGAGCATCCAAGAGCTGGTGCTTCTTTTGAAGGATTCTGTATAGAGGAAATTATTAAATATCATAAAGTAGATGCCGAAGATTGTTATTTTTGGGCAAGTCACAATAAAGCTGAATTAGATTTGCTCATTGTTAAAGATGGCAAAAAGCACGGCTTTGAATTTAAGTTAAGTGATGCCCCTAAATTAACACCTTCAATGCGTTTTGCTTTAGAAGATTTAGAACTCGACAGTCTAAAAGTAATTTATCCAGGCGATCGTAATTATGCTTTAACGAAAGATGTTCAGGTTGAAAGCTTAAGTTCGTATTTAAATCTACCATGA
- a CDS encoding NifU family protein — protein sequence MYIQTELTPNPNSIKFIPGKEVLGSRSLHFISKEEAVNSPIALRLFGIDGVESIFLGSDFITVSKQEKTSWDLLKPYIIEVILAHYLEGKPILADASSSENEVIDEFFREEDAQLVKEIKELLDTRIRPAVAQDGGDIIFKGYQEGVVYLSLHGACSGCPSSTATLKMGIENMLKHYVPEVVEVRALDSDD from the coding sequence ATGTACATTCAAACAGAGCTTACCCCCAATCCCAACAGTATTAAATTTATACCAGGCAAAGAAGTGCTTGGGAGTAGATCTCTTCATTTTATTTCAAAAGAAGAAGCTGTCAATTCACCTATTGCACTTCGTCTTTTTGGAATTGATGGTGTTGAATCAATTTTTCTTGGAAGTGATTTCATCACCGTTTCAAAACAAGAAAAAACATCCTGGGATCTTTTAAAGCCCTATATCATTGAAGTTATATTAGCACATTATCTTGAAGGAAAACCAATATTAGCGGATGCTTCAAGTAGTGAAAACGAAGTCATTGATGAATTTTTTCGTGAAGAAGATGCTCAACTTGTCAAAGAAATCAAAGAATTACTCGACACACGCATCAGGCCTGCTGTTGCTCAAGATGGTGGTGATATCATTTTTAAAGGCTATCAAGAAGGTGTCGTTTATCTTTCATTACATGGTGCTTGCTCAGGTTGCCCCAGCTCAACAGCCACCCTTAAAATGGGGATCGAGAATATGTTAAAACATTACGTACCTGAAGTCGTTGAAGTCAGAGCCCTTGATAGCGATGATTAA